ACAGAGTAAATCGAACTAATATGCCCGGGGTGTTTAACCGCATGAGCTTGAGCGCTCCGAACGCTCGTCTGAGCAAATAAATGCCAGTAGCTCAAATAATCACAAGTCTCGCAATGCCAACGATAGCCAGTCTTGGTGTCAATCAAGTTTGGGTTAGCACGAAGTTGAATGACAGATGATGAACTGCCCGCAAAAGCGACATTCCCCACCAAAACGAGCAAGATCACAAGGGGCAAAGCGACGTATTTTTTCATCAGATGTTTTCCTCCTTTCCATAATCTAGGCGTGTAGAAAAAAACCGTTATATTGGTAACTTTATTGTAGCAAAAGTCTGTCAAATACTTGTAAAAAATGCAAAAAAAGACCTGTCAATGACTGACAGATCTTCCTTTTAAGCTATAATTATTTTTGGATATTTACAGCTTGTGGTCCACGAGGGCCATCTTCAACTTCAAAAGTTACTTTTTGACCTTCGTCAAGAGTTTTGAAACCGTCTGTTTGGATAGCTGAGAAGTGAGCGAAAACATCTTTTCCTTCTTCAGTTGTGATAAAGCCGAAGCCTTTAGTTGCGTTAAACCATTTTACTGTTCCTTGTGCCATTTTTGGTACTTCCTTTTATTAAAATTTGTAAATCTGAATCTTGAATAGGAATGAACCATAAAGCACAGAACTAATCGTAAAACAAAAACTTACACTTTCATGGTATCATAGTTAATATGGAAAGTAAAGCACAAAGACGCAAAAAAATAGTAGAATTATCAAAAAAATTTCCGTTTGATGAAAAAGAAAGGCAAACGGATGAGGTCTTGAACATCCTGAAAGCTTCACCACTCTGGGTTTCTGCTCAAAAAATCGGACTTTATATGCCCACAGCTATCGAATTTGATTTGACAAAACTTTTTACGGAAAATCAAGAAAAAGAGCTGCTGATTCCTAAATGTCTCCCTCAGCGCCAAATGATTTTCGCCAAATATGACCCTAATCAATTGGTGCGTTCAGATTTTGGCCTACTTGAACCGGCCTCAAATCTTGCCGTTGAGCCAGATTTAATCTTAGTTCCTGGTTTGATTTGGAATGAGCAAGGCTACCGTATTGGTTTTGGCGGAGGCTATTATGACCGCTATTTATCAAATTTTACAGGAAAGACGGCATCCGTCTTGTATGATTTTCAAAAGGCCAATTTTCAACCAGAAGCGCATGATATACCGGTTCAGCAACTTTTTATAGGAGAAAAAAATAATGAATATTAACGAAATAAAAAAA
The DNA window shown above is from Lactococcus sp. S-13 and carries:
- a CDS encoding 5-formyltetrahydrofolate cyclo-ligase, which codes for MESKAQRRKKIVELSKKFPFDEKERQTDEVLNILKASPLWVSAQKIGLYMPTAIEFDLTKLFTENQEKELLIPKCLPQRQMIFAKYDPNQLVRSDFGLLEPASNLAVEPDLILVPGLIWNEQGYRIGFGGGYYDRYLSNFTGKTASVLYDFQKANFQPEAHDIPVQQLFIGEKNNEY
- a CDS encoding cold-shock protein, coding for MAQGTVKWFNATKGFGFITTEEGKDVFAHFSAIQTDGFKTLDEGQKVTFEVEDGPRGPQAVNIQK